The following are encoded together in the Rhizoctonia solani chromosome 10, complete sequence genome:
- a CDS encoding F-box-like protein codes for MVNQTSSNTANAPITVLPVEILTHIFQLALADQPCPFQTEYHWNDEDNPVQLPKYPDTIAQVCSRWRRIAVACPSLWSHIDIVLSCPLSIGFHDRAKVHVTRAQPLPIDIYIIDPGIYREAKKSNNNSSFELDFPGAGPPDERKVWNELMRKNNPENFEFISPEVMPRIRTLGLRVHYQCHAIHSRALEHCLTNCLPGGLRELNINVPYGRYFTPIFLQPEAYSGPHGRNRTGPGLLYLSDS; via the coding sequence ATGGTCAATCAAACAAGCAGTAATACGGCGAATGCACCTATCACTGTCCTTCCTGTCGAAATCCTCACGCATATCTTTCAATTAGCTTTGGCCGACCAGCCCTGCCCTTTCCAAACAGAATACCACTGGAATGACGAGGATAATCCAGTGCAACTCCCCAAATACCCAGATACAATTGCACAGGTATGCTCACGGTGGCGACGGATTGCAGTTGCTTGTCCTTCCCTGTGGTCTCACATTGACATTGTCCTCTCATGCCCGCTCAGCATTGGGTTCCACGACCGTGCAAAAGTCCATGTGACTAGAGCACAACCATTACCAATAGACATCTACATCATTGATCCAGGTATTTACCGTGAAGCCAAGAAGTCAAACAACAATAGTAGCTTCGAACTGGACTTTCCTGGTGCTGGCCCTCCGGATGAACGTAAAGTATGGAATGAGTTGATGCGCAAGAATAATCCCGAAAACTTTGAGTTCATTTCCCCTGAGGTGATGCCTCGTATAAGAACATTAGGACTACGCGTTCACTACCAATGCCATGCCATACACTCTAGGGCCTTGGAGCATTGCCTTACTAACTGCTTACCTGGGGGTCTCCGTGAACTCAATATAAATGTGCCATATGGTCGATATTTTACTCCGATTTTCCTTCAGCCTGAGGCCT